From Malassezia restricta chromosome VIII, complete sequence, the proteins below share one genomic window:
- a CDS encoding cytokinesis protein, translating to MDSLFGLRRWGRQQHDDRSSSSSSRRTVDLSDDAPSAFAMSAPTITPVRTGSGSSAQTPRLSMDRQYGAVSPVPSAPLTPTTASTSTLGPQVPLVPLAHRSVPETDVAALRKSLLSRLPELRTTRPPDVEVELMFADLITRRDMLSGPSAPPPTAVSNMFDFSLDKKWTLVYNDLLTTQASERDRVKRFVPNAATAAAASSVTPMVLVRNSPEWFIKKFMDNSVTTKHIESLAVTLRTCAIGWLQSFVEAKGTHVLSSYLIALQTRGSMNEQDLAQEYEVLKAFRSLFNSKPGAHDALQHPKCITGISRSLVSQQLSTRKQAADILLFLCHWEKPRGHSLVLQGMDELRVAFDRHGRFDAWFTALEAAIDGRGRMGSLVGASDEVRRLQMSAMPEAGLPEYVVNNMFLVNALVNSDIVDALNIRVHLRSQMAASGLLRIMEKMRALSTPDLDMQVSVYEKNAAADQEDMLETFEQSVVKDLTDPHDVLRLVLDRLQNSRAKDFFMSALQHLLLIQRDGADLVHYYQLIDSMVSTVVMDRDGAATGGDMESLLGTSVNNVLGRFADQDLLERVQHELKVARTTLRARDEEMQKMKQQIQDASGGLVGQLQSQIRELQQDLGISRENSATLQQNMEEMERSYVDRILGLELELRESSSLLRQAQESKQADPTFSQFNRQVLRESLERQVERSRTIRKLVSKTSNDSFMPLDTALPHSPPVPPRSLSRTQHDASPNTTDVSDRIGRAALQLDPSSVSPSTDSIEAFPSSRSSLDESNEWGMQAILASRMARNSDMQERMRDVRASRARRRAEAEQSEVRNTSAHASSSDQRPVSPSHLPSTPTRHPRRVVTPVSSDPSSTHRPPECDPRAPRSRERSSSVNVSPHIEQQALADKTSKPTDAAPEPTPEPAPEHPPTSPAKSPASVPPPPPPPPPGAPGRQDTIPPPPPPPPPLPPTAPSAPPTDDTIPPPPPPPPPPPPPPGSAAPPAPSHENAFLSALKGKVAQRAEKQGPEASGPSIEPRSSLLNMRASFEPSKLGPPGPVHAPPAPPGMLGASNMRKGVLDMAKTRMKQLQWDKLSAEHASSTIWGRNASNELVLRDIVVQQGIFSEMDEEFKAKEASKRVISMKRDKNELQTYLNYATRQGIEMVLKRLKSQLTGGKQCTPEEVAHMLIQCDAQIFDQSVLTELLRYYPESETKGRLGEYKNATDEQLRLLHPADRLVVLLMTVPHLKDKVKGMLYMTRYNDTIDLIRHGLTKIREGSESIMNAPKFAQLLNLILLFGNYLNATGIKGGAYGFRISSINKLVDTKASDGTTLLHFVERTVSRCFPELEGFVDELAGATEACRVQLFDLKHDLSELKTANNQHKKILDRLHSEQEENIEAPYSKIMLPFLNQATGELQRLTDQIQYTERMFDEALKFYGEGSDPIRRSFTGVKTMPTEEFFGIFKEFLAAYRKAKNDNAQLAQQRAMEAARLAAAEEREKERQEAMARRKAGVGDSAVLESLLSSLRSSGGASSRQRRKNRRRMRLPSSELAPSSDKEQADQNPSSLAAEMLKKLQGDEKLDPVGGAASSTAQAVEAARADRRRERLERNSVPVLQDIPRPPSAASRTPSFSDTQDTVPSVPTTPVETDHETKSMCQEHDDNDDETMNSAVTATSGFDSPPSSYSASSGDDAERPSTEPQTST from the coding sequence ATGGACAGCTTATTCGGACTGAGGCGCTGGGgacggcagcagcatgaCGATCggtcgtcctcgtcgtcctcgcgCCGTACCGTGGATTTGTCCGATGACGCGCCTAGTGCGTTTGCCATGAGTGCACCCACCATCACGCCTGTTCGCACAGGCAGCGGTAGCTCTGCCCAGACGCCACGTCTTTCGATGGATCGGCAGTATGGCGCAGTGTCACCTGTGCCGTCCGCGCCCCTCACGCCCACCACCGCCAGTACTTCGACGTTGGGACCTCAAGTGCCGCTGGTGCCGTTGGCTCACCGCTCGGTGCCTGAAACGGACGTTGCAGCTCTGCGCAAGTCGTTACTGTCGCGGCTGCCTGAGCTGCGTACTACACGCCCGCCTGACGTCGAAGTCGAGCTTATGTTTGCCGACCTCATCACGCGCCGAGATATGCTCAGCGGGCCGAGTGCGCCGCCCCCCACGGCTGTCAGCAACATGTTTGATTTCAGCCTGGACAAGAAGTGGACGCTCGTGTACAATGATCTGCTCACGACGCAGGCATCGGAGCGCGACCGTGTCAAGCGTTTCGTACCGAATGCCGCCACGGCTGCCGCGGCTTCGTCTGTCACGCCCATGGTACTCGTGCGCAACTCGCCTGAATGGTTTATCAAAAAGTTTATGGATAATTCAGTGACCACCAAGCACATCGAGTCGTTGGCCGTGACGCTACGTACGTGCGCCATTGGATGGTTGCAGAGCTTTGTCGAGGCCAAAGGTACGCATGTGCTCTCGAGCTACCTCATTGCGCTTCAGACGCGCGGCTCTATGAACGAGCAAGACCTGGCGCAGGAATACGAGGTGCTCAAGGCCTTTCGGTCCCTATTCAACAGCAAGCCTGGAGCACATGATGCATTACAGCATCCCAAGTGCATTACTGGCATTTCGCGCTCCCTCGTTTCTCAGCAGCTGTCGACCCGGAAACAAGCTGCCGACATTCTGTTGTTTTTGTGTCATTGGGAGAAGCCGCGTGGACATTCGTTGGTGTTGCAGGGCATGGATGAATTGCGCGTCGCCTTTGATCGTCACGGCCGGTTCGACGCGTGGTTCACAGCGTTGGAGGCGGCGATTGATGGTCGTGGCCGGATGGGAAGCTTGGTCGGAGCGAGTGACGAGGTGCGCCGCTTACAGATGAGTGCGATGCCGGAGGCGGGGCTGCCTGAGTACGTCGTGAACAACATGTTTCTCGTGAATGCCCTCGTGAACAGTGATATTGTCGATGCACTGAACATACGCGTGCACCTGCGGAGCCAGATGGCTGCGAGCGGCTTGCTGCGGATCATGGAGAAAATGCGCGCACTGTCCACGCCGGATCTCGATATGCAGGTGAGCGTGTACGAAAAGAATGCAGCGGCAGATCAAGAAGACATGCTGGAGACGTTCGAGCAAAGTGTCGTGAAAGACCTGACGGACCCGCACGATGTTCTCCGCCTTGTGCTGGACCGCCTCCAGAACTCGCGCGCCAAGGATTTTTTCATGAGCGCTCTGCAGCACCTATtgctgatccagcgcgacggcgcagaTTTGGTGCATTACTACCAGCTCATTGATTCGATGGTATCGACGGTAGTCATGGATCGCGATGGCGCTGCGACGGGCGGCGATATGGAGTCGCTGCTGGGCACGTCGGTCAACAATGTGCTGGGCCGCTTCGCCGACCAAGACTtgctggagcgcgtgcagcacgagctgaAAGTAGCTCGCACGACGCTCCGGGCACGCGACGAAGAGATGCAGAAGATGAAGCAGCAGATACAAGATGCGTCTGGTGGCTTGGTGGGCCAGTTACAGTCCCAGATTCGTGAACTGCAGCAAGATCTAGGCATCTCGCGTGAAAATTCGGCCACTTTGCAGCAAAACATGGAGGAAATGGAGCGCTCCTATGTCGACCGCATCCTCGGACTggagctcgagctgcgcgaatCGTCGTCACTTCTGCGTCAGGCACAAGAGTCCAAGCAGGCCGATCCCACCTTCTCGCAATTCAACCGCCaggtgctgcgcgagtCGCTTGAGCGGCAAGTCGAGCGGAGCCGCACGATTCGCAAGCTCGTGTCCAAAACATCGAACGACTCGTTTATGCCACTCGATACAGCTCTTCCGCACtcgccgcctgtgccaccCCGCTCCCTGAGCCGGacccagcacgacgcgtctCCGAATACGACGGACGTATCGGATCGCATTGGACGCGCGGCTCTGCAGCTAGACCCGTCATCCGTCTCACCAAGCACGGATAGTATCGAGGCTTTCCCCAGCTCCCGGTCCTCCCTGGATGAATCCAACGAATGGGGCATGCAGGCCATTCTCGCATCTCGCATGGCCCGCAATTCGGATATGCAGGAAcgcatgcgcgacgtgcgtgcaTCTCGTGCccgccgccgtgccgaggcggaACAAAGCGAGGTGCGAAATACCagcgcgcatgcgtcgtCCTCTGATCAGCGGCCCGTGTCGCCCTCTCATCTGCCGAGCACGCCGACTCGGCATCCTCGACGCGTGGTCACACCGGTTTCTTCCGACCCCTCGTCCACACACCGTCCACCGGAGTGTGACCCTCGGGCACCCAGGAGCAGGGAacgctcgtcgagcgtgaaTGTCTCGCCTCACATCGAGCAGCAAGCACTTGCGGACAAGACATCCAAGCCGACAGACGCTGCTCCGGAACCGACCCCGGAACCGGCACCGGAGCATCCACCGACGTCTCCTGCAAAGTCACCAGCATCCGTTCCGCCTCCtccgccaccgcctccCCCCGGCGCACCTGGCCGTCAAGATACCATTCCCCCTCCACCTCCTCCGCCACCACCACTACCACCTACGGCTCCCAGTGCGCCTCCTACTGACGATACCATTCCTCCGCCCCCtccgccaccgcctcctcctccCCCACCTCCAGGCTCAGCCGCACCACCCGCACCTAGCCATGAGAACGCTTTCCTCTCGGCCCTCAAAGGCAAAGTGGCGCAACGAGCTGAGAAACAAGGTCCCGAGGCATCGGGACCTTCTATCGAGCCTCGTTCGTCGCTTTTGAACATGCGCGCTTCATTCGAGCCATCGAAATTAGGCCCGCCTGGTCctgtgcatgcgccaccCGCACCACCCGGTATGCTGGGCGCGTCCAACATGCGCAAAGGAGTGCTGGATATGGCCAAGACGCGTATGAAGCAACTGCAATGGGACAAACTCTCGGCGGAGCACGCATCCAGTACCATCTGGGGTCGCAATGCCTCCAACGAGCTTGTCCTGCGTGACATTGTGGTACAGCAAGGTATCTTTAGCGAGATGGATGAAGAATTCAAGGCCAAAGAGGCATCGAAGCGAGTCATATCCATGAAGCGAGACAAGAATGAGCTGCAGACCTACTTGAATTACGCCACGCGCCAGGGCATTGAAATGGTGCTGAAACGGCTCAAGAGCCAGCTGACGGGCGGCAAGCAATGCACGCCAGAAGAAGTGGCGCACATGCTTATTCAATGTGATGCGCAGATCTTTGATCAGAGTGTTCTCACGGAACTGCTTCGCTACTACCCAGAGTCTGAGACCAAGGGTCGTCTGGGTGAGTACAAAAATGCAACGGATGAACAGCTTCGCCTCTTGCACCCGGCGGACCGTCTTGTCGTGCTACTCATGACAGTCCCACATCTCAAAGACAAGGTGAAGGGAATGCTGTACATGACGCGCTACAACGACACCATCGATCTCATTCGACATGGCCTGACCAAAATTCGCGAGGGCTCTGAGTCGATCATGAACGCCCCGAAATTTGCTCAGCTGCTCAACTTGATTTTGCTCTTCGGTAACTATCTCAACGCCACGGGTATCAAGGGTGGCGCCTACGGATTCCGTATCAGCAGCATCAATAAGCTCGTGGATACCAAAGCATCTGACGGAACGACTCTGCTTCACTTCGTTGAGCGAACAGTGTCGCGCTGCTTCCCTGAACTCGAAGGGTTTGTCGATGAGCTCGCAGGTGCTACCGAGGCTTGTCGTGTGCAGCTCTTCGACCTGAAGCACGATCTCTCGGAGCTTAAGACGGCTAATAACCAACACAAAAAGATCCTCGACAGGCTCCACAGTGAGCAGGAAGAAAATATTGAGGCGCCCTACTCGAAGATTATGCTGCCATTTTTGAATCAGGCTACGGGTGAGCTGCAACGCCTTACAGATCAGATCCAGTACACAGAGCGCATGTTTGATGAAGCCCTGAAGTTCTACGGAGAAGGCTCCGATCCCATTCGGCGCAGCTTTACGGGTGTCAAGACCATGCCCACCGAAGAGTTCTTTGGCATCTTTAAAGAGTTTCTCGCAGCGTATCGCAAGGCGAAAAACGACAATGCACAGCTGGCACAACAGCGAGCTATGGAAGCAGCTCGTCTGGCAGCGGCAGAAGAGCGTGAAAAGGAACGCCAagaggccatggcgcgccgTAAAGCAGGTGTGGGCGACAGCGCTGTACTAGAGTCACTCCTTTCTTCTTTACGTTCCAGTGGCGGTGCTTCGTcgcggcagcgccgcaagaACCGCCGTCGTATGCGGCTACCCAGCTCAGAGCTTGCTCCGTCTTCGGACAAAGAGCAGGCCGATCAGAATCCATCCAGTCTGGCTGCAGAAATGCTCAAGAAGCTGCAGGGCGACGAGAAGCTCGATCCAGTAGGTGGTGCTGCATCGTCGACAGCGCAGGCAGTCGAGGCAGCGCGAGCGGATCGACGTCGAGAGCGCTTGGAGCGGAATAGCGTGCCAGTGCTTCAGGATATTCCACGTCCGCCGTCGGCTGCATCACGGACCCCTAGCTTTTCTGATACCCAGGATACGGTGCCATCGGTGCCGACCACCCCTGTTGAAACGGATCATGAAACCAAGTCCATGTGTCAGGAGCACGATGACAACGATGATGAAACCATGAACTCGGCGGTCACTGCGACGAGCGGATTTGATTCACCGCCATCTTCGTACTCGGCATCAAGTGGtgacgatgccgagcgtcCATCAACGGAGCCTCAGACTTCGACATGA
- a CDS encoding V-type H+-transporting ATPase subunit D, with protein MASSGQREAVFPTRMTLGTTKIRLKGAQNGHSLLKRKADAISKRFRTITGKIQDAKRQMGIVLQQAAFSMVEVGYTTGDIGYAVRENAKRATFKVRSRQENISGVVLPSFAIQSLDGEPKSESSKDGAGSGEFSLTGLSRGGQQVQKARDTYSKALRVLVDLASLQTAFVILDEVIRLTNRRVNAIEYVIIPRLENTIAYIVSELDEMDREEFFRLKKVQGKKKRVAEEQAAKAALEKEHLAESHSAVGQQDMLSAEKDADVIF; from the coding sequence atggcatcATCGGGACAGCGCGAGGCCGTGTTCCCGACGCGCATGACGCTCGGAACTACCAAGATTCGTTTGAAGGGCGCGCAAAATGGCCACTCGCTCCTGAAGCGTAAGGCAGACGCCATCTCCAAACGGTTCCGTACGATCACAGGCAAGATCCAGGACGCCAAGAGGCAGATGGGTattgtgctgcagcaaGCCGCGTTCAGCATGGTAGAAGTTGGCTACACGACTGGTGACATTGGCTATGCCGTGCGCGAGAATGCGAAGCGTGCGACGTTCAAGGTTCGGTCGCGCCAAGAGAATATCAGCGGTGTTGTGCTCCCATCGTTTGCGATACAATCGTTGGATGGCGAACCAAAGAGCGAATCGTCCAAAGATGGCGCTGGGTCCGGTGAATTTAGCTTGACAGGTCTGTCGCGTGGTGGTCAGCAAGTGCAAAAAGCGCGTGACACCTATTCCAAAGCGCTGCGCGTTTTGGTAGACCTGGCCAGCTTGCAGACCGCCTTTGTCATCCTTGACGAAGTCATTCGCCTCACAAACCGCCGTGTCAATGCCATTGAATACGTAATTATCCCGCGCCTCGAAAATACGATTGCCTACATTGTGTCTGAGCTGGATGAAATGGACCGTGAGGAGTTCTTCCGCCTGAAAAAAGTGCAGGGCAAGAAGAAGCGTGTTGCCGAGGAGCAGGCAGCCAAGGCTGCTTTGGAGAAAGAACATCTTGCTGAGAGCCACAGCGCTGTCGGTCAGCAGGATATGCTTAGTGCAGAGAAAGACGCGGATGTTATTTTCTAA
- a CDS encoding protein FAM32A, protein MSSPYTFKPGGALKLKGDKSKKKKKSSTSAKPPHQTADKSSSTKYATTKAEQKFEEVQRKRLREQARTEAHKSHKDKVDSFNAYLDSLSEHHDMPKIGPG, encoded by the exons ATGTCGTCACCCTACACATTCAAGCCAGGTGGTGCGCTGAAGCTCAAGGGTGACAAGTCCAA GAAAAAGAAAAAGTCTAGCACAAGTGCCAAGCCGCCGCATCAGACTGCCGACAAGAGCAGCTCGACAAAGTACGCTACGACCAAGGCCGAGCAAAAGTTTGAAGAAGTTCAGCGCAAACGT CTTCGCGAACAGGCGCGAACAGAGGCACACAAGTCACACAAAGACAAGGTCGATTCCTTCAATGCGTATCTCGACTCCCTCAGTGAGCACCATGATATGCCCAAGATCGGACCTGGATAA
- a CDS encoding UMP-CMP kinase: MSTAEYDPSKVVVVFVLGGPGAGKGTHCANLVRDYGFVHLSAGDLLRAEQARPGSQYGQMIAEYIKEGKIVPMEVTISLLRNSIQNAIEQNTDSTAEGWGQGRGRFLIDGFPRKLDQSEKFEQSVCPAQLVLFLHCTEEIMLKRLLRRGETSGRADDNMDSIKKRFHTFIETSMPVVDFQRAQHKVVDVDATNSVEQVYSDICAAMNAKFTQIKDAVCM, encoded by the exons ATGAGCACGGCAGAGTACGACCCCTCCAAGGTCGTCGTTGTCTTTGTTCTTGGTGGTCCTGGCGCAGGCAAGGGAACGCATTGTGCTAACCTTGTGCGCGATTATGGCTTTGTGCACCTAAGCGCTGGCGACTTGCTGCGTGCGGAGCAAGCTCGACCCGGCTCGCAATACGGTCAAATGATCGCGGAGTACATCAAGGAAGGAAAGATAGTCCCGATGGAAGTCACGATTTCACTGCTGCGCAACTCGATTCAAAACGCGATTGAGCAAAACACTGACTCTACGGCGGAAGGCTGGGGTCAAGGCAGGGGTCGATTCCTAATTGACGGATTTCCTCGCAAACTTGACCAGTCCGAAAAGTTCGAGCAGAGCGTTTGCCCTGCACAACTTGTGCTGTTCCTGCATTGTACCGAAGAGATCATGCTGAAGCGTCTTTTGCGGCGTGGTGAGACAAGTGGACGTGCCGATGATAACATGGACTCTATCAAGAAGCGCTTCC ACACATTTATCGAGACCAGTATGCCTGTGGTGGATTTCCAGCGCGCGCAACACAAGGTGGTGGATGTGGACGCTACCAATTCTGTTGAGCAGGTCTACAGTGACATTTGTGCTGCCATGAATGCCAAGTTCACTCAGATCAAGGACGCAGTTTGCATGTAG
- a CDS encoding protein BTN: MTETIPMDSLDEHPSAVPQGATLLRRHAVAFFILGLLNNMMYVVILTAALEILPSHVPTGILAFVNIAPAVVSKALFPYYFKGEIWYGWRVWACTLGSFCGMMCIAFFPGLFLRLVGIGIASFASGLGEITFLQYATRYPHQVTTYCIGWFASGTGAAGLIGASAWWIVRPLGVRGGLGLLSLLSFGTALSFFVILPLPSIMSRSTDETTEALMQDSDREPERNLSLSFSDKVQLLKPMLIPYIMPLICVYFAEYTINQGVAPTLLFTVPDSKQHKLLSMIIHSLRDYYPLYQLVYQAFVFISRSYTSILPLPPIPKAWLWSPAILQVCLLVLLSSESIYDWFKASIARSLVIVLVAVEGLAGGSSYVSVMSHIGGSDRAHTMPQEYSARTIQEYEFKIGSVSLGDSLGIVLATLVSIPLQVSLCHMQVGRGRDLCTRV, encoded by the coding sequence ATGACGGAGACCATCCCCATGGACTCGCTGGACGAACATCCGTCCGCAGTGCCGCAGGGAGCCACACTCTTACGCAGACATGCCGTGGCTTTTTTCATTTTGGGCCTACTGAACAATATGATGTATGTCGTCATTTTGACGGCCGCCTTGGAGATACTTCCCTCTCATGTCCCCACTGGCATTCTTGCGTTTGTAAATATTGCACCTGCCGTCGTATCCAAAGCCTTGTTTCCATACTATTTCAAGGGAGAAATCTGGTACGGATGGCGCGTATGGGCATGCACGCTGGGATCGTTTTGCGGTATGATGTGCATTGCTTTTTTCCCTGGCCTCTTTTTACGCCTGGTAGGTATTGGTATCGCTAGTTTTGCCAGTGGCCTAGGCGAAATCACATTCCTGCAATACGCAACACGTTACCCTCATCAGGTCACCACGTACTGCATCGGATGGTTTGCGAGCGGTACAGGCGCTGCGGGTTTGATTGGTGCCTCGGCTTGGTGGATCGTTCGTCCCttgggcgtgcgtggcggcCTTGGACTATTGTCGTTATTGTCTTTTGGAACAGCGCTGTCGTTCTTCGTTATTCTTCCTTTGCCATCCATcatgtcgcgctcgacggATGAAACCACAGAAGCTCTCATGCAGGATTCTGATCGCGAACCTGAACGCAACCTTTCTCTTTCTTTTTCTGACAAGGtacagctgctcaagcCCATGCTCATTCCTTATATTATGCCTCTTATCTGTGTGTACTTTGCTGAATATACCATCAACCAGGGCGTCGCACCAACTTTGCTTTTCACTGTGCCTGATTCCAAGCAGCACAAACTTCTTTCTATGATCATTCACTCGCTCCGCGATTATTACCCCCTATATCAACTTGTATACCAGGCATTTGTATTCATCTCTCGCTCGTACACGTCTATCCTCCCTCTACCTCCTATTCCCAAAGCCTGGCTCTGGTCGCCTGCCATCCTTCAGGTGTGTCTTCTCGTGCTTCTTTCATCGGAAAGTATCTACGATTGGTTCAAAGCCTCAATTGCACGGTCCCTTGTGATTGTACTGGTTGCTGTAGAGGGACTGGCTGGCGGCTCCTCTTACGTGTCTGTCATGTCGCACATTGGAGGCTCTGATCGGGCTCACACGATGCCCCAAGAATATTCGGCACGGACTATACAAGAATACGAATTTAAAATCGGCTCCGTGAGTCTTGGCGATTCATTGGGTATCGTGCTTGCGACTCTTGTATCCATACCTCTGCAAGTATCCTTGTGCCACATGCAAGTAGGACGAGGTCGTGATCTGTGCACGCGCGTCTAA
- a CDS encoding charged multivesicular body protein 2A: MTWWEALFGRTVTPAERLRQHLRSLQRAQRELERERTKLEAQEKKLTADIRRNARQGQMAACKVMARDLVRTRRSIHKFYQMSTQLQAVGLRMQTLRSTQQMAETMRGASRALGTMNKSMNIVAVQKILQEFERESGAMDMKDEIMNDTVEDAIGIDEDPMSEGVGEDSESDAILREVFDEIGLDMHQQLQQVPESTLTMSTKTSAPDRVAIGEGSPPANEDMVLQERLDRLRKAT; the protein is encoded by the exons ATGACCTGGTGGGAAGCCCTGTTTGGCCGAACTGTAACGCCTGCAGAACGTTTGCGACAACACCTTCGCTCCCTgcagcgtgcacagcgCGAGTTGGAACGCGAGCGTACGAAGCTCGAAGCACAGGAGAAAAAGCTCACAGCAGATATTAGGCGGAACGCGCGGCAGGGACAGATGGCTGCCTGTAAAGTCATGGCGCGCGATCTCGTTCGAACACGACGAAGCATACACAAATTTTATCAGATGAGCACCCAGCTTCAGGCAGTGGGCTTGCGTATGCAGACACTGCGGAGTACACAGCAAATGGCGGAGaccatgcgcggcgcgtcccGGGCACTCGGAACCATGAACAAGTCCATGAACATTGTGGCCGTCCAGAAAATACTGCAAGAGTTTGAACGCGAGTCTGGTGCCATGGATATGAAGGATGAGATTATGAATGATACCGTCGAAGATGCGATCGGCATAGACGAGGATCCTATGAGCGAGGGCGTAGGCGAGGACAGCGAGAGTGATGCCATCCTGCGCGAAGTCTTTGACGAAATTGGTCTAGATATGCATCAGCAG CTACAACAAGTGCCTGAAAGCACCCTTACCATGAGCACCAAAACGTCCGCGCCTGATCGTGTTGCTATTGGAGAAGGCAGTCCGCCAGCGAACGAAGACATGGTTTTGCAAGAGCGACTCGATAGACTTCGTAAGGCAACCTGA